A stretch of Longimicrobium sp. DNA encodes these proteins:
- the glgA gene encoding glycogen synthase, whose protein sequence is MSARALRIAQLTNEYPPHVYGGAGVHVEYLARELACAEGGAHQVQVLSFGEQRQEEGNLRVQGVAPALRLSTRDPRHERLLDALLRDLAMAGAVDAPDVVHCHTWYSHLAGCLARPLTGARLVLTTHSLEPHRPWKVEQLGTAYDATTWIERTAYRNADGVIAVSRAMKDDVQALYGVDPQRVRVIYNGIDPDEYQPRLDPDGLRALGIDPDLPIVLFVGRITRQKGILHLVRAIRHLRPGVQVVLCAGAPDTEEIGREMAALVDEVKRDAPVPVVWISEMLSKDRIIPLYSHAAVFVCPSVYEPFGIINLEAMACETPVVASAVGGIPEIVVPGETGTLVAFEAEGGGSAEPRDPEAFSLALATAVNELMDAPDRRAAMGRAGRERVLAQFSWRAIAGQTLEFYRELLEMPGRAEP, encoded by the coding sequence ATGAGCGCGCGCGCCCTGCGCATCGCGCAGCTCACCAACGAGTACCCGCCGCACGTGTACGGCGGCGCCGGCGTGCACGTGGAGTACCTGGCCCGCGAGCTGGCCTGCGCCGAGGGCGGCGCCCACCAGGTGCAGGTGCTGTCCTTCGGCGAGCAGCGGCAGGAGGAGGGCAACCTGCGCGTGCAGGGCGTCGCGCCCGCCCTTCGCCTCTCCACGCGCGACCCGCGGCACGAGCGGCTGCTGGATGCGCTGCTCCGCGACCTGGCCATGGCGGGCGCGGTGGATGCGCCCGACGTGGTGCATTGCCACACCTGGTACTCGCACCTGGCCGGATGCCTGGCGCGGCCGCTGACGGGCGCGCGGCTGGTGCTGACCACCCACTCGCTGGAGCCGCACCGGCCCTGGAAGGTGGAGCAGCTGGGCACGGCGTACGATGCCACCACGTGGATCGAGCGCACCGCCTACCGCAACGCCGACGGGGTGATCGCCGTTTCGCGCGCGATGAAGGACGACGTGCAGGCGCTGTACGGCGTCGATCCCCAGCGCGTGCGGGTGATCTACAACGGCATCGATCCCGACGAGTACCAGCCGCGCCTGGATCCCGACGGGCTGCGTGCGCTCGGCATCGATCCGGATCTCCCGATCGTCCTCTTCGTCGGGCGCATCACGCGGCAGAAGGGAATCCTCCATCTCGTCCGCGCCATCCGGCACCTGCGCCCCGGCGTGCAGGTGGTGCTGTGCGCCGGCGCCCCCGACACGGAGGAGATCGGCCGCGAGATGGCGGCGCTCGTGGACGAGGTGAAGCGCGACGCCCCGGTGCCGGTGGTGTGGATCAGCGAGATGCTTTCCAAGGACCGCATCATCCCGCTGTACTCGCACGCGGCCGTCTTCGTCTGCCCGTCTGTCTACGAGCCGTTCGGCATCATCAACCTCGAGGCGATGGCGTGCGAAACACCGGTCGTCGCCTCGGCCGTCGGCGGCATCCCGGAGATCGTGGTGCCGGGGGAGACGGGGACGCTCGTGGCGTTCGAGGCGGAGGGCGGCGGATCGGCGGAGCCCCGCGACCCGGAGGCGTTCTCGCTGGCGCTCGCGACCGCGGTCAACGAGCTGATGGATGCGCCGGACCGGCGGGCGGCGATGGGGCGCGCCGGGCGCGAGCGCGTGCTGGCCCAGTTCAGCTGGCGCGCCATCGCCGGGCAGACGCTGGAGTTCTACCGCGAGCTGCTGGAGATGCCCGGGCGCGCGGAGCCCTGA